One stretch of Rana temporaria chromosome 10, aRanTem1.1, whole genome shotgun sequence DNA includes these proteins:
- the LOC120916306 gene encoding phospholipase A2 inhibitor and Ly6/PLAUR domain-containing protein-like isoform X1, which produces MWYLFHMTPPCFLCIPFLCVPEHHPKRAARTLITPCPACTSVQQVTLLAGHLLLFAGVLSALSRSSHSLSCIQCMNLEGDSCTAPTQTCPKPDQICRSVYMLTSGDGIPESQTFLRECGDRATCHLSGTLSVPNERIQSSATCCNSDGCTPEKPVLPPISNEKNGVSCQSCRSTGEGSCQSSDYIQCVGEEVKCFKQSQTIKGSEWTKKSSMRGCTTKTNCNISHAEGSIGDMTVTTDFTCSDRCTGLHYSLSPLLLTIGLIIKVLH; this is translated from the exons ATGTGGTATTTGTTCCACATGACCCCACCCTGTTTCCTATGCATCCCTTTTCTCTGCGTTCCGGAACACCACCCCAAACGAGCAGCGCGCACTCTTATCACCCCGTGCCCAGCTTGCACCTCCGTTCAGCAAGTCACCCTCCTGGCCGGACATCTTCTACTCTTCGCTGGGGTCCTTTCAGCGCTTTCCCGTTCTA GTCACTCTCTGTCCTGCATACAATGTATGAATTTAGAGGGGGATTCGTGTACAGCCCCCACACAGACCTGCCCCAAGCCCGATCAGATCTGTAGGTCGGTGTATATGCTCACTTCAGGCG ATGGGATACCTGAATCTCAGACGTTCCTTAGAGAATGTGGGGACCGCGCTACTTGCCATCTATCTGGAACCCTCAGTGTTCCCAATGAGCGAATCCAGTCCAGCGCCACCTGCTGTAATTCGGACGGATGTACGCCTGAAAAGCCGGTCT TGCCGCCGATAAGCAATGAGAAGAATGGCGTCAGCTGCCAATCCTGTAGGAGCACCGGGGAGGGGTCATGTCAATCATCTGACTACATACAATGCGTAGGAGAAGAAGTGAAATGCTTCAAACAGAGTCAAACCATAAAAG GAAGTGAATGGACAAAAAAATCCTCCATGCGCGGCTGCACTACCAAAACAAATTGCAACATTTCCCATGCGGAGGGATCGATCGGAGATATGACAGTTACAACGGATTTCACCTGCTCCGACCGATGTACCGGTCTCCACTACAGTCTCTCTCCGCTCCTCCTTACCATAGGCCTCATCATAAAGGTCTTACATTAG
- the LOC120916306 gene encoding phospholipase A2 inhibitor and Ly6/PLAUR domain-containing protein-like isoform X2, with product MTRYLLLFTGLLSALSPSSHSLSCIQCMNLEGDSCTAPTQTCPKPDQICRSVYMLTSGDGIPESQTFLRECGDRATCHLSGTLSVPNERIQSSATCCNSDGCTPEKPVLPPISNEKNGVSCQSCRSTGEGSCQSSDYIQCVGEEVKCFKQSQTIKGSEWTKKSSMRGCTTKTNCNISHAEGSIGDMTVTTDFTCSDRCTGLHYSLSPLLLTIGLIIKVLH from the exons ATGACCCGCTATCTTCTACTCTTCACCGGGCTCCTTTCCGCACTTTCCCCTTCTA GTCACTCTCTGTCCTGCATACAATGTATGAATTTAGAGGGGGATTCGTGTACAGCCCCCACACAGACCTGCCCCAAGCCCGATCAGATCTGTAGGTCGGTGTATATGCTCACTTCAGGCG ATGGGATACCTGAATCTCAGACGTTCCTTAGAGAATGTGGGGACCGCGCTACTTGCCATCTATCTGGAACCCTCAGTGTTCCCAATGAGCGAATCCAGTCCAGCGCCACCTGCTGTAATTCGGACGGATGTACGCCTGAAAAGCCGGTCT TGCCGCCGATAAGCAATGAGAAGAATGGCGTCAGCTGCCAATCCTGTAGGAGCACCGGGGAGGGGTCATGTCAATCATCTGACTACATACAATGCGTAGGAGAAGAAGTGAAATGCTTCAAACAGAGTCAAACCATAAAAG GAAGTGAATGGACAAAAAAATCCTCCATGCGCGGCTGCACTACCAAAACAAATTGCAACATTTCCCATGCGGAGGGATCGATCGGAGATATGACAGTTACAACGGATTTCACCTGCTCCGACCGATGTACCGGTCTCCACTACAGTCTCTCTCCGCTCCTCCTTACCATAGGCCTCATCATAAAGGTCTTACATTAG
- the NUP133 gene encoding nuclear pore complex protein Nup133, translating into MFPSPRSQIGATSRRPLSNRGPAGRKSLAAGIPLHSPVFSSPAGSRATTGASWAMPTKGAAHPFVVETDNYNVQLFGSSLPVKVMEALANSNDQPLSFNVCDSGWAWLVSGDRLTIWKIGQSPSAKLVCKELQLPPSKSPSSAELVAVSAHSGDSSSSSAQSVAVMAATREGTVRHWPSLSHEEFFTETHVDFNGSACAFLTAVQIGDFVLSSEANRLVRLMPDSSGKIHQRFFQQGKSVLSGIGRRVSSLLGILPSAVESSLCSVLWDKGDCLYTLTNTSIEKWEMNDSAEYHIQSWDFRQLIDEKISDAIWGSESNYSAIRSGINFAYLDLNHNEDGLIILAAAWRCGDDPCLIYYTLVNVNDEGYNFSDEVNVDVTQFNPLFESEEMLISHLVVPNFAGQSFYIYTKEMVFAYSVGRKRSTLTQETISFEAQGDYIIGAGTCADMPIVFTRKSGLLTIVPRENALGLLKEFEDSPSSSMAVVSNRVALPEKGDAINCDKTKLLKAAFLQYCRKDTVGAQCMIDSLFPTAVDFQTDKELDQAVAQISMDLVDDYPASDPRWAESVPDETAYLSNTSLILLHQLEDKMKAHSFFLDFLHQVGLFDCLSTCQTRELTVATRLLLCEHAEKLSSAIALKNHHARLPKLVNSAIQLALNKKMHSVPPNLTAADVYFREVSQMDIIFECFVDQEEAELQNSTMDTADWANVVLDVNMILKDMLHAASQYRLNKASLYKTEHMKKEPEYIPWTASVGIRTVISRQHSIILKVYSQADSILRSELAEQLASLLNYFLDDYVTQLKSVDQPSSQERYNVLEVEYAQKRSELLTPFLTLGQHQWASSLAEKFCDFDILVQICEITDSENRLQHYMTQFADQNFSDFLFRWYLEKGKRGKLLSQPVSQHGHLALFLQAHEHLSWLHEVNSQDFETAHRTLYTLANMERRYFSKKKTLLALSKLAALAYDSHEDVCMHEDKIEEIADQEHFLLHQETLPPQVLEDKKLELNMMPVLTPLELIKLYISEENRNANENDFKKALDLLEYIHEDDGVNLEQLKQEILCKSVKKNTWSTLGGKDDPIEASKNSVFVKVLQKLLNEGKDLETYLPDVNALLQSDELGSLKSNRCFEFVLKANYEHFLKAHA; encoded by the coding sequence CACGACGGGTGCTTCCTGGGCAATGCCAACAAAAGGAGCGGCTCACCCGTTCGTTGTTGAGACTGACAATTACAATGTTCAGCTGTTCGGATCATCTCTCCCTGTCAAGGTCATGGAGGCATTGGCAAATTCTAACGATCAACCTTTAAGTTTCAACGTGTGTGACTCTGGATGGGCCTGGTTAGTCTCCGGGGATCGCCTTACAATCTGGAAGATCGGCCAGTCTCCATCTGCAAAGTTGGTGTGCAAAGAGTTGCAACTCCCACCCAGCAAATCGCCATCTTCTGCAGAACTCGTCGCTGTATCCGCTCACTCGggtgattcttcttcttcttctgcgcAGTCAGTTGCGGTAATGGCGGCTACACGCGAAGGAACAGTCCGCCACTGGCCGAGTCTCTCGCATGAAGAATTTTTCACCGAAACGCATGTCGATTTTAATGGCTCCGCTTGTGCGTTCCTTACTGCCGTTCAGATCGGCGATTTCGTATTGTCATCGGAAGCGAATCGGCTTGTTCGATTAATGCCGGATTCCTCTGGGAAAATCCACCAGCGCTTCTTTCAGCAAGGGAAAAGCGTGCTGTCCGGTATCGGCCGCAGAGTTTCGTCTCTCTTGGGCATTTTACCTTCCGCCGTGGAATCTTCTCTTTGCAGCGTTCTTTGGGATAAAGGAGATTGCTTATACACGCTCACAAACACTAGCATTGAGAAATGGGAAATGAATGACAGCGCCGAATATCACATTCAAAGTTGGGACTTCAGACAGCTGATTGACGAAAAAATTTCTGATGCCATTTGGGGCTCTGAAAGTAATTACAGCGCTATCAGAAGCGGAATCAACTTCGCTTACTTGGATTTAAATCACAATGAAGACGGTCTGATTATCTTGGCCGCTGCCTGGCGTTGCGGAGACGATCCTTGCCTGATCTATTACACCCTTGTAAATGTAAATGACGAAGGTTACAACTTTTCCGATGAAGTTAATGTTGACGTTACTCAATTCAACCCACTTTTTGAGTCTGAAGAAATGTTGATTTCTCATCTTGTGGTTCCTAACTTTGCTGGACAGTCGTTTTACATCTATACCAAAGAAATGGTTTTTGCCTATTCCGTGGGGCGTAAGAGAAGCACTTTGACGCAGGAGACCATTTCATTTGAAGCGCAAGGAGATTATATAATAGGAGCGGGAACTTGTGCTGATATGCCAATCGTTTTTACCAGAAAGAGTGGCCTTCTTACTATCGTTCCTCGAGAAAATGCATTGGGGTTGCTGAAAGAGTTTGAAGATTCACCATCGTCGTCAATGGCTGTCGTCAGTAATCGGGTTGCGTTGCCGGAGAAGGGAGACGCAATTAATTGTGACAAGACAAAGTTGCTGAAGGCTGCGTTTTTGCAATATTGCAGGAAGGATACAGTTGGGGCACAGTGCATGATAGACAGTCTGTTCCCAACTGCTGTGGATTTCCAAACGGACAAAGAATTGGATCAAGCTGTTGCACAAATCAGCATGGACTTGGTGGATGACTATCCTGCGTCTGATCCTAGATGGGCAGAGTCAGTACCTGACGAAACGGCTTACTTGAGTAATACTTCTTTGATTCTTTTGCATCAGTTGGAAGATAAAATGAAAGCACATTCATTTTTTCTGGACTTTCTTCATCAGGTTGGGCTCTTCGATTGTTTAAGCACCTGCCAGACGAGAGAGCTTACCGTGGCAACTCGACTGTTGCTTTGTGAACACGCTGAGAAACTGTCATCTGCAATTGCTCTGAAGAATCACCACGCCAGGCTTCCTAAACTGGTAAACTCTGCTATACAGCTGGcactaaacaaaaaaatgcattccGTTCCACCAAACCTTACTGCTGCTGATGTCTACTTTAGAGAGGTATCGCAGATGGATATCATCTTTGAATGCTTTGTAGACCAAGAGGAAGCCGAGCTGCAAAACTCAACTATGGACACTGCAGACTGGGCAAATGTAGTTCTTGATGTGAATATGATTTTAAAGGATATGCTGCACGCTGCAAGTCAGTATCGTCTAAATAAAGCATCTCTTTATAAAACTGAACATATGAAAAAAGAACCAGAGTATATCCCATGGACTGCTTCTGTAGGTATTCGTACAGTTATTTCACGCCAGCACAGCATAATACTTAAAGTCTACTCTCAAGCTGATTCCATACTCCGCAGCGAGCTCGCAGAACAACTGGCATCCCTATTGAATTATTTTCTTGATGATTACGTCACTCAGTTGAAATCTGTGGACCAGCCATCCAGCCAGGAACGATACAACGTTCTTGAAGTAGAGTATGCACAGAAGAGATCTGAACTTCTCACTCCATTTTTGACGTTGGGACAGCACCAGTGGGCATCTAGTCTTGCTGAGAAGTTCTGCGATTTTGATATTTTGGTGCAGATATGTGAAATCACAGACAGCGAGAACAGGCTGCAGCATTATATGACTCAGTTTGCTGATCAGAATTTTTCAGATTTCTTGTTCCGCTGGTATTTAGAGAAAGGGAAGCGTGGAAAGCTTTTGTCCCAACCAGTTTCCCAGCATGGGCACCTGGCTTTATTTCTGCAAGCTCATGAACATCTTAGTTGGTTACATGAAGTTAACAGCCAGGATTTTGAAACGGCACACAGAACACTGTATACCCTTGCAAACATGGAGAGACGGTACTTTAGTAAGAAGAAGACACTGTTGGCACTGAGCAAATTGGCTGCTTTGGCATACGATTCGCATGAAGATGTAtgcatgcatgaagataaaattgAAGAAATTGCAGACCAGGAACATTTTCTTCTTCATCAAGAAACCTTGCCTCCACAGGTTCTAGAGGATAAAAAATTGGAATTAAACATGATGCCTGTGCTGACACCATTAGAATTAATCAAGCTATACATAAGTGAAGAGAACAGAAACGCAAATGAAAATGATTTCAAGAAAGCTCTTGACCTGCTGGAATATATCCATGAGGATGATGGAGTGAATTTGGAACAACTGAAGCAAGAAATACTTTGCAAATCTGTAAAGAAAAACACGTGGTCTACTTTAGGTGGGAAAGATGACCCAATCGAAGCCTCAAAAAACTCAGTTTTTGTTAAAGTACTTCAAAAGTTATTAAATGAAGGCAAAGACCTTGAGACTTACTTACCCGATGTAAACGCTCTTCTTCAGTCAGATGAACTTGGCAGTTTGAAGTCAAATCGATGTTTTGAGTTTGTTCTAAAAGCAAACTATGaacattttttaaaagcacatGCATAA
- the LOC120916308 gene encoding phospholipase A2 inhibitor and Ly6/PLAUR domain-containing protein-like: MTMYLLIGILSTLPATGYSLTCVECSVAADKICNGSSEVCSSGNSVCLLTRAVSKIGDMVTMNLYMRQCGPKELCSKTGSISLPNGRYLTSITCCDTDNCTPPEPILPEVSTEKNGMKCPSCFVPNAKSCAKVVSTDCIGNETICITQLTNLKGPVPSSTIARGCATKQLCDPVHQVWHMNKSVVDLKNICENGGNHLHENVLALIFSISVLLKLLC; encoded by the exons GTTACTCCCTGACTTGTGTAGAATGTTCAGTTGCAGCGGACAAAATCTGCAACGGATCTTCCGAAGTCTGTTCATCCGGGAACTCTGTCTGCCTGTTAACCCGCGCAGTAAGCAAAATAG GTGATATGGTGACTATGAATTTGTACATGAGACAATGTGGACCAAAAGAACTTTGTTCAAAGACTGGAAGTATAAGTCTCCCCAATGGCAGATATTTGACCAGCATCACCTGCTGTGACACCGACAATTGCACCCCTCCTGAGCCCATCC TTCCCGAAGTCTCGACAGAAAAGAACGGCATGAAATGCCCTTCCTGCTTCGTTCCAAATGCCAAGTCATGTGCCAAAGTAGTGTCCACGGATTGTATTGGAAATGAGACGATATGTATAACTCAGCTAACCAATCTTAAAG GGCCTGTACCTTCCTCAACAATAGCGCGCGGCTGCGCCACCAAACAGTTGTGTGACCCAGTCCACCAAGTGTGGCACATGAACAAGTCGGTTGtggatttaaaaaatatttgtgaGAATGGCGGCAATCACCTTCACGAAAATGTTCTCGCGCTGATCTTTTCTATTTCTGTCCTTTTGAAACTCCTGTGTTAA